In Haliotis asinina isolate JCU_RB_2024 chromosome 11, JCU_Hal_asi_v2, whole genome shotgun sequence, the genomic stretch GCTGGTTACTCTATTATCACTGACACGCCCTCTAATCCAGCATGCTGTCAATATCTGCGCTAGTATTTGGTCCCGCCAGAAGCTGGTTACTCTATTATCACTGACACGCCCTCTAATCCAGTATGCTGTCAATATCTGCGCTAGTATTTGTTCCCGCCAGAAGCTGGTTACTCTATTATCATTGACATGCCCTCTAATCCAGCATGCTGTCAATATCTGCACTAGTATTTGTTCCCGCCAGAAGCTGGTTACTCTATTATCATTGACACCCCCTCTAATCCAGCATGCTGTCAATATCTGCGCTAGTATTTGGTCCCGCCAGAAGCTGGTTACTCTATTATCATTGAAACGCCCTCTAATCCAGCATCAGTCCATGCCATATTTTGGCACAACAAAGACCGCCCAATTGACTGTTTACACAGTAATTAACGCTCTTTAAATCAGCGTTCTATTTGGCATGCAAACAGTTTCAGACATTTTCACAGAGCAGAGAATTCAGTCATATTTTACAGCACACGGAAGATCATTCTGAGGTTGAAAAGAGAAAAGTTCTCTCTCTAGTCCCAACAAATGCTGGTTTAGAGGGTGTCCATTGTAAACATTAGCAAGGTGCACAATGTAGAAGTCTTTGGAGTTCAGTTGTTATGGAAACTTTAGATGCTAAGTTTGTTGGGTTGGTGACATTGTGTGCAGGGAACTTGGTGTTTCACAAAGAGAAGTTGGTTTGGAATCCCAGATTGGCCTAAAAGTCTTATTTTTCTAACATATGTTCGTATTCTCTTTGTCTTCAATACATCAGAAAATCATCTTTGGTCAAGGACTTGTTCAtgttcaaatatttaaaaacagtttACCCAAAACAAGATTTTTGGGACACATTTGTAGCTTTACTAGTTCATTTAATTTAATAATAATTGTATAAGATGTCTAGTTCCTTccatatgaatatgaatatgtcTGATAACTGTTTGACTTTATTCCTCATGGGCCAATAAGGTCAGTGAGAAAAGCACATTTTTATCCACTGGGCTACAACACCTTTGAATCTCTTATTATTGAATCTACATTCCAGGACTGAGAACAGATCCTGTGTCTGAGAGAACCAACACTGAAGACGATAAGCTTCATAATGAAACCTCCATTCTGCCAAGTACTTCACAGTCATATCACAGGGGTACATCACTAGTCAACAATCAGAGGGTGCCCTCTATCCATCCAACCTCAACAGAGCATTCGATCCACCAAACGTCTATAGTCTCACATGCAAATAGTGTCAACAGATCCCAATCAGCCAATGAAAGTGAAGGGCTCGagtcatcagagcatcaagggggagataactctgttgCACTTCACAAATTGTGGTTACCTCCCCCTCCAGTGGATAGGGGCCCTCCAAGATTTAGGCCGTCTTCTCACAACAGGTATGAATATGCCTGGGTTCAAAGCTCCCATGCTACCTTACCAAGTAATTACGATGGTAGAACTGTCGAATCAGAATCTCTTGCATGGTCACATGATCCTGGGGTTCAGGGGCAAAGGAATGACCaaaatatggacaaatttgACCAACAGACCAAGGACAGTAATAAAAATTCAAAAGAAGAAAAGGTTGATAAGCCTAAGCCAGGTGAAAAGGTCGTGAATGGCTTGATTGTTCGAGAATACAAGAAAGCCGGCAAAGTTCCAAAGTTTGTTCCAAGACAGGCACTGAAAAAAACTGGGGTCAGTGATGGTGAATCACCCAAACCAAGGACTGAGAATGATGCTTTGAACAAACAGATCCGTGTGAATGCGTTTACTCTGGCTGACACACAGGGCCCTACCATGCCAGGGAAAGGTGATCAGACAGTCAAGGTTCATCCTGGTGCCCAAAAAGCTGTTAATCAAACTGTGAAAGACATCAGGAAGCGCATCTCCAAGGTGGGTCAGACATGCAAATTAACCATTCAGGCTTCTAAACTCCCAGTACAAGCAGGGCAAGTATTCCAAGAGGCATTTTGATTTCAGACTTCTGTATCTTGAACATTGATAACGACCCTGAAtccaaaatggaaacaaaatttcTTCACCTGCCATGGGTATTTTGTCATGGGAGTATTTCTGTAGTGTAAACGTTAAGTTTTGTTCGGGCCCAAGTAGgggaaaacatgtttgtttattaGAACCATTGTTATGGCAGCTAATCATGCAAGGTTCTGTTTCAGTTCATAGCTGAAAAGGTGCCACAACAGAAGAAAGTCAAAGAAAGCTGAGAAGAGATGTCATGGTGAacagtggagtagcctaatggttgaagcCTTGGATTATTACGCCAAattcctgggtttgattctcacaCCTAGGAACCGTGTGTGAAGCTCCTTGTTGATGTTCAACAGTGTTGTGTCAGGAATACTGTTTAAAGCTACATGAAGATC encodes the following:
- the LOC137255255 gene encoding RNA-binding protein 48-like; its protein translation is MSAPTIPKHHIRKEVCVTRPAYREGRLEKAVKVYTVNQESKYLLVQGVPAVGGCAELVKLFAVYGAIEEYRILDDYPAEEFTEVYLFKFKKIQSARFAKKKLDDYSFFGGVLHVCYAPEFESVDETREKLQDRRKVIAAKLRQHGLRTDPVSERTNTEDDKLHNETSILPSTSQSYHRGTSLVNNQRVPSIHPTSTEHSIHQTSIVSHANSVNRSQSANESEGLESSEHQGGDNSVALHKLWLPPPPVDRGPPRFRPSSHNRYEYAWVQSSHATLPSNYDGRTVESESLAWSHDPGVQGQRNDQNMDKFDQQTKDSNKNSKEEKVDKPKPGEKVVNGLIVREYKKAGKVPKFVPRQALKKTGVSDGESPKPRTENDALNKQIRVNAFTLADTQGPTMPGKGDQTVKVHPGAQKAVNQTVKDIRKRISKFIAEKVPQQKKVKES